The Haloplanus salinarum genome includes a region encoding these proteins:
- a CDS encoding oligosaccharyl transferase, archaeosortase A system-associated produces the protein MSDDQRQGSSSVVDLFFEWYHVPALVLVVATMLAIRLQSYSSFVRDGRVYFSGNDAWYHLRQVEYIVRHWPFTMPYDPWTNFPYGTNAAQFGTLYDQLIATAALVVGLGSPSSDLIAKTLLVAPAVFGALVALPVYAVGKRMAGRLAGLFGAVVLLLLPGQFLQRGLVGFADHNIAEPLFQTIAVLALMIALAVATREKPVWELVLDRDLEALRQPLAWSALAGVAVALYMWVWPPGVLIVGVFGVYLAYQLTSDYVTGGSPEPVAFVGVVSMVVAALLMLLQFEEGSFSPTNFGLLQPVVALGVGAGAAFMAGLARLFDRNDLDRSLYPVAVVALIGVAAGVVSVALPSLFDTLTTNLLRFVGFSANAGLRTISEAQPYLSPDILQQNAMDATGRIMADYGFALFTGVAAVIWLVAKPLVRDGETERVAYAAGSLALIGLIFLVPGPFRALGDALGVVSELIGVALVALMLFGAVLQSNYDAEQLFFVVWAAFITGAAFTQVRFHYYLAPIVAIANAYLIGQILAYLDLDVSSFDALRDLEGYQVLAVLAAAMLIVTPVLLVPMNVRNTGNPDVDQSSTAWESAQSTGPGAITEWEGSLDWMESNTPAPGTFGGADNEMDYYGTYSLTSDYDYPAGAYGVQSWWDYGHWITVRGERIPNANPFQQGSNDAANFLLAPNETAAQDALGERDTEAAGTRYVMVDWQMVNPQSKFGAPIVFYDAGNVSQSDFYGPVYASNLRGLFYLRNQRYYESQMVRLYAYHGSAMEPQPIVVDWEERRAQTQSGETISIRAGPQGEEQRVLRQFPNMSAAESYVANDSTSQIGGVGHYPTERVPALEHYRLVKVSESNATSASQYQRATRRTFAVTGVPPSSQTVYEPSWVKSFEKVPGATVTSDGLPPNTSVRATVPMRVPTTNETFTYTQETRTNDEGELRMTLPYATTGYDEYGPSNGYTNVSVRATGPYTIETGLATRNESFVQFRSQVQIEEGRVNGDIEGEREVTLEENNPFQNLSLGGGNESESLDPAGSVDGSTDGAESPDDGGGTDDASPAAQSRLHAPTADVRA, from the coding sequence ATGAGCGACGATCAGAGACAGGGGTCCTCGTCGGTCGTAGACCTCTTTTTCGAGTGGTACCACGTCCCCGCGCTCGTCCTCGTCGTGGCGACGATGCTCGCCATCCGCCTCCAATCGTACAGCTCCTTCGTCCGGGACGGACGGGTGTACTTCTCAGGAAACGACGCCTGGTATCACCTCCGCCAGGTCGAGTACATCGTGCGCCACTGGCCGTTCACGATGCCGTACGACCCGTGGACCAACTTCCCGTACGGGACGAACGCCGCGCAGTTCGGGACGCTCTACGACCAGCTTATCGCCACGGCGGCGCTGGTCGTCGGGCTCGGCAGCCCGTCGAGCGACCTGATCGCGAAGACGCTGCTCGTCGCGCCGGCGGTCTTCGGCGCGCTGGTCGCCCTCCCCGTCTACGCCGTCGGCAAGCGAATGGCCGGCCGTCTGGCCGGCCTCTTCGGCGCCGTCGTCCTCCTGCTCCTCCCCGGACAGTTCCTCCAGCGTGGCCTCGTCGGCTTCGCCGACCACAACATCGCTGAGCCGCTCTTCCAGACGATCGCCGTACTGGCCCTGATGATCGCGCTGGCGGTCGCCACCCGCGAGAAGCCCGTCTGGGAACTGGTCCTCGACCGCGACCTGGAGGCCCTCCGTCAGCCACTCGCTTGGAGCGCCCTCGCGGGCGTCGCCGTTGCACTCTACATGTGGGTGTGGCCGCCGGGCGTCCTGATCGTCGGGGTCTTCGGCGTCTATCTGGCCTACCAGCTCACCAGCGACTACGTCACCGGCGGCTCGCCCGAACCCGTCGCGTTCGTCGGCGTCGTCTCGATGGTCGTCGCCGCCCTCCTGATGCTCCTCCAGTTCGAGGAGGGGTCGTTCAGCCCGACCAACTTCGGCTTGCTCCAGCCGGTCGTCGCGCTCGGCGTCGGCGCCGGCGCCGCGTTCATGGCCGGCCTCGCGCGGCTGTTCGACCGAAACGACCTCGACCGGTCGCTCTACCCGGTCGCGGTCGTCGCGTTGATCGGCGTCGCCGCCGGCGTCGTTTCCGTCGCCCTCCCGTCGCTGTTCGACACCCTCACCACGAACCTCCTCAGGTTCGTCGGCTTCAGCGCCAACGCGGGTCTCCGGACCATCTCCGAGGCCCAACCCTACCTCTCGCCGGACATCCTCCAGCAGAACGCCATGGACGCCACGGGGCGGATCATGGCCGACTACGGCTTCGCCCTCTTCACCGGTGTGGCGGCGGTCATCTGGCTCGTCGCCAAGCCGCTGGTGCGTGACGGCGAGACCGAACGCGTCGCCTACGCCGCCGGATCGCTCGCGCTGATCGGCCTCATCTTCCTCGTCCCCGGACCGTTCCGGGCGCTCGGCGACGCGCTCGGCGTCGTCTCGGAACTGATCGGCGTCGCGCTGGTGGCGCTGATGCTGTTCGGGGCCGTCCTCCAGTCGAACTACGACGCCGAGCAGCTCTTCTTCGTCGTGTGGGCCGCCTTCATCACGGGCGCGGCGTTCACGCAGGTCCGGTTCCACTACTACCTCGCCCCCATCGTCGCCATCGCCAACGCCTACCTGATCGGGCAGATCCTCGCGTATCTCGACCTTGACGTGTCGTCGTTCGACGCGCTCCGTGACTTGGAGGGCTACCAGGTGCTCGCGGTGCTCGCGGCGGCGATGCTGATCGTCACCCCGGTGTTGCTCGTGCCGATGAACGTCCGCAACACGGGGAACCCCGACGTCGATCAGAGCAGCACGGCATGGGAGTCGGCCCAGAGTACGGGGCCCGGTGCGATCACCGAGTGGGAGGGGTCGCTCGACTGGATGGAGTCGAACACCCCGGCACCCGGCACCTTCGGCGGTGCGGACAACGAGATGGACTACTACGGGACGTACTCGCTGACGAGCGACTACGACTACCCGGCCGGGGCCTACGGCGTCCAGTCGTGGTGGGACTACGGCCACTGGATCACCGTCCGTGGCGAACGGATCCCGAACGCCAACCCGTTCCAGCAGGGGTCCAACGACGCCGCGAACTTCCTGCTCGCCCCCAACGAGACGGCCGCCCAGGACGCCCTGGGCGAGCGTGACACGGAGGCCGCGGGCACCCGGTACGTGATGGTCGACTGGCAGATGGTCAACCCGCAGTCGAAGTTCGGCGCCCCGATCGTCTTCTACGACGCCGGGAACGTCTCCCAGAGCGACTTCTACGGCCCGGTGTACGCGAGCAACCTCCGCGGGCTCTTCTACCTGCGCAACCAGCGGTATTACGAGAGCCAGATGGTTCGGCTCTACGCCTACCACGGGAGCGCCATGGAGCCCCAACCGATCGTCGTCGACTGGGAAGAGCGCCGCGCCCAGACCCAGAGCGGCGAGACTATCTCCATCCGCGCCGGGCCACAGGGGGAGGAGCAACGCGTGCTCCGCCAGTTCCCCAACATGTCGGCCGCGGAGTCCTACGTCGCCAACGACAGCACGTCACAGATCGGCGGCGTGGGCCACTACCCGACCGAGCGGGTGCCCGCGCTGGAACATTACCGGCTGGTGAAGGTGAGCGAGTCGAACGCCACCAGCGCCTCGCAGTACCAACGGGCAACGCGGAGAACCTTCGCCGTGACGGGCGTGCCGCCGTCGTCGCAGACGGTCTACGAGCCCTCGTGGGTGAAGTCCTTCGAGAAGGTACCCGGGGCGACGGTCACCAGCGACGGCCTGCCCCCGAACACGTCGGTCCGCGCGACGGTGCCGATGCGGGTGCCGACGACCAACGAGACGTTCACCTACACCCAGGAGACCCGGACGAACGACGAGGGCGAACTCCGGATGACGCTCCCCTACGCCACGACGGGCTACGACGAGTACGGCCCCTCGAACGGCTACACGAACGTGAGCGTCCGAGCGACCGGCCCGTACACCATCGAGACGGGGCTGGCCACGCGCAACGAATCGTTCGTCCAGTTCCGCTCGCAGGTTCAGATCGAGGAAGGTCGCGTCAACGGCGATATCGAGGGCGAGCGCGAGGTGACCCTCGAGGAGAACAACCCGTTCCAGAACCTCTCGCTCGGCGGCGGTAACGAGTCCGAATCCCTGGACCCAGCCGGCTCGGTCGACGGCTCGACCGACGGGGCCGAGAGCCCGGACGACGGCGGGGGCACCGACGACGCGTCGCCCGCCGCCCAGTCGCGGCTCCACGCACCCACCGCCGACGTTCGGGCCTGA
- a CDS encoding glycosyltransferase family 61 protein codes for MDLNKLPARSLRKLRKDGVGAFLSEGRDVLIQDLFLYRIVYKQFLEQKVGVLTRDEIYEQEHCFIFDESREAIRFKGSAGFRGVDHPKEYTSGDRFVCEFSNATLLGPIGPGLTDQGTVIADTVGTPPLVPRRTGVSIAQSMTANGIRPTLNALRDEVTPDQRIGTATLAVSPWNNYYHWTVECLLRARLLEKYGDETGTYPTLLVPKERPSWMDESLQLLAYSGEIAGLGSGIIEVETLVVPTFPDPIPRECFWIRDRMRANVESNDDHGERIFVSRGDATVRRIANRDAVQRVLDYHDIDTYVLGELSVKEQVELFSDAELVLGPHGAGLTNILYGTDLIVIELFGDKTMTTFDRLAENLGHDYRYLQCEQDGLDIRVDVDQLEEILQDALENNC; via the coding sequence ATGGATCTCAACAAACTCCCCGCTCGATCACTCCGAAAACTCCGAAAAGACGGTGTGGGAGCATTCCTCAGTGAGGGCCGTGACGTTCTGATTCAGGATCTATTCCTCTACCGAATCGTGTACAAACAGTTCCTCGAACAGAAGGTTGGCGTACTCACTCGAGACGAAATCTACGAGCAAGAACATTGTTTCATCTTCGATGAATCCCGTGAGGCGATACGATTCAAGGGTTCGGCCGGATTTCGAGGAGTGGACCATCCAAAGGAGTACACCTCCGGCGATAGATTCGTCTGTGAGTTTTCGAATGCAACATTGCTTGGACCGATTGGCCCAGGACTCACCGACCAAGGGACCGTGATAGCGGATACCGTTGGAACGCCTCCTCTTGTTCCAAGACGAACCGGGGTTTCGATAGCCCAGTCGATGACGGCTAATGGGATTCGACCAACACTCAACGCCCTCCGAGACGAAGTCACTCCTGATCAAAGGATCGGAACGGCAACGCTTGCTGTGTCTCCGTGGAATAATTACTACCACTGGACGGTTGAGTGTCTTCTGCGGGCTCGACTACTCGAAAAATACGGCGACGAAACCGGGACGTACCCCACCTTGCTCGTTCCGAAGGAACGCCCCTCATGGATGGACGAATCCCTCCAACTACTAGCTTACTCGGGAGAGATAGCAGGACTCGGGAGTGGTATAATAGAAGTCGAGACACTGGTCGTTCCGACGTTCCCCGATCCGATACCGAGGGAGTGTTTCTGGATTCGTGACCGAATGAGGGCTAATGTCGAATCTAACGACGACCATGGCGAGCGCATTTTCGTCTCTCGCGGGGATGCGACTGTCCGGCGTATTGCGAACCGTGATGCCGTACAGCGAGTCCTTGATTATCATGACATCGATACGTACGTCTTAGGAGAGCTTAGTGTGAAAGAACAGGTTGAGTTGTTCAGCGACGCCGAGCTCGTCTTGGGCCCCCACGGCGCTGGATTGACGAACATTCTCTACGGAACCGATCTGATAGTAATCGAACTGTTTGGGGACAAGACGATGACAACGTTCGATCGACTCGCAGAAAACCTAGGCCACGATTATCGGTACCTCCAATGCGAACAGGACGGACTTGATATTCGAGTTGATGTGGATCAACTTGAAGAGATTCTTCAGGACGCCCTCGAAAATAATTGTTAG
- a CDS encoding glycosyltransferase, whose translation MWINLKRFFRTPSKIIVSRVVISTTDTTIIVPVYNDPAGVARTIDSLSQCQLNDQWALTVVDNGSTDETAATIRCHTSGINTACYISENEIQSSYAARNTGIRNTDADVIAFLDADMTVSDDYFDRALTHLHENDLDYLGCRVDLTVPDGERTRTARYNAHTGFPVEQYLARHRYAPTCALFVRRAVFADVGLFDPRLISGGDMEFGNRVDAAGYDMGYCADAVVHHPVRSSFRSLYGKNVRVGRGHCQLQRYYPDRYGEPPIPPRHEPLDTEPVDLPLDDRLAFGALSTAMTAARASGYARELASPSDTGADVDGPPSL comes from the coding sequence ATGTGGATCAACTTGAAGAGATTCTTCAGGACGCCCTCGAAAATAATTGTTAGCAGAGTCGTGATATCGACAACCGATACGACAATCATCGTCCCGGTGTACAATGACCCCGCCGGTGTCGCCAGAACGATCGACTCTCTCTCCCAGTGTCAACTGAACGATCAGTGGGCCCTCACCGTCGTCGATAATGGATCTACCGACGAGACGGCTGCCACGATCCGCTGCCACACTTCCGGAATCAACACAGCATGTTACATTTCGGAAAACGAAATTCAGTCCTCCTACGCCGCCCGCAACACGGGAATCAGGAACACCGACGCCGACGTGATCGCCTTCCTCGACGCCGACATGACCGTCTCGGACGACTACTTCGACCGCGCGCTCACCCACCTCCACGAGAACGACCTCGACTATCTGGGCTGTCGCGTCGACCTCACCGTCCCCGACGGCGAACGCACCCGCACCGCCCGCTACAACGCCCACACCGGCTTCCCGGTCGAACAGTATCTCGCCCGCCACCGCTACGCGCCGACCTGTGCCCTGTTCGTCCGCCGCGCGGTGTTCGCGGACGTGGGCCTGTTCGATCCACGGCTGATATCCGGCGGCGACATGGAGTTCGGCAACCGCGTCGACGCCGCGGGCTACGACATGGGGTACTGCGCCGACGCCGTCGTCCACCACCCGGTCCGGTCCTCGTTCCGGTCGCTCTACGGCAAGAACGTCCGCGTCGGGCGGGGTCACTGCCAGCTCCAGCGCTACTACCCCGACCGCTACGGCGAGCCGCCGATCCCGCCGCGACACGAGCCCCTCGACACCGAACCCGTCGACCTCCCGCTCGACGACCGCCTCGCCTTCGGCGCGCTCTCGACGGCGATGACGGCGGCGCGGGCGAGCGGCTACGCCCGGGAACTGGCGTCGCCGTCCGACACCGGGGCGGACGTGGACGGGCCGCCGTCGCTGTAG
- a CDS encoding glycosyltransferase family 2 protein, whose product MNPKISVVIPTYNREDTISRAVDSVLEQTIDDFEIVIVDDGSKDNTQKIIEGYNDDRIRYIEHEENRGQNVARNTGLKATEGMYISYLDSDDVLLPQHLEKSINKLGELSDKFAGIVTGYEDVVDSRKLSQPGYDGRITYDDLIRDMYDRIGGLSLLTFRADILDEVGIHDEDVINSTDLDFYLQILEEYDLFGIDEVLCRRFKQTDSVSMNAELVAKGERTILSKHGDKLTPENRAKRRYNRGIALAEMGEMKEASVAFRKCIIDYPYDVLYYYHFVISLLGERPFHLLSIYPYIRDWHPENIS is encoded by the coding sequence ATGAATCCGAAAATAAGTGTAGTAATCCCCACATACAATCGAGAAGACACGATATCAAGAGCGGTTGATAGTGTATTAGAACAGACGATCGATGACTTCGAGATCGTTATTGTTGACGACGGATCCAAAGATAACACTCAGAAAATAATTGAAGGATACAACGACGACAGAATTCGATATATCGAACATGAAGAAAATAGGGGCCAAAATGTTGCCCGAAATACAGGACTCAAGGCGACCGAAGGAATGTATATCTCCTACCTCGATTCTGATGACGTACTACTACCACAGCATCTTGAAAAATCGATCAACAAACTGGGAGAACTTTCTGACAAGTTCGCGGGAATCGTGACTGGATACGAAGATGTCGTGGATAGTAGGAAACTTTCTCAGCCGGGCTACGACGGGAGAATAACATACGATGATCTGATAAGAGATATGTACGACAGAATCGGCGGTCTATCTCTCCTCACGTTCAGAGCAGATATCCTAGATGAAGTGGGGATTCATGACGAAGACGTGATTAACTCTACCGATCTGGACTTCTATCTTCAGATTCTTGAAGAGTACGACTTGTTCGGAATTGACGAGGTGCTCTGCCGGCGCTTCAAACAGACAGACAGTGTGAGTATGAACGCTGAACTGGTCGCAAAGGGCGAGAGAACTATTCTCTCGAAGCATGGAGACAAATTAACACCCGAGAACAGAGCCAAAAGGAGGTACAATCGCGGTATCGCGCTGGCAGAAATGGGTGAGATGAAAGAGGCATCAGTGGCATTTCGAAAATGTATAATAGATTATCCATATGATGTTCTATACTACTACCACTTCGTGATTTCTCTACTCGGAGAACGACCCTTTCATCTTCTATCGATATATCCATACATACGCGATTGGCATCCCGAAAATATATCCTGA
- a CDS encoding class I SAM-dependent methyltransferase, translating into MDVKKWVSEKFPEPILFFLRPVYQMYRTAINFLLGSLDSLRVIGPNFIYSENYYSKRKKDPWRTDAENISRAIRQYFAPDCVIDFGCAIGAHLELFYENGINIKGIEGNSDAFDHAVVPEEYLEQHDLRDRYDTEKEYDLVLCFELAEHLPERYADTLVDTLADAGKTIVMTAATPGQGGTHHVNEQPREYWYKKFESRGFEYDPDAVENLRDMIEVDRSTWVYENLMVFVDAGSDPS; encoded by the coding sequence ATGGACGTGAAAAAGTGGGTTTCAGAGAAATTCCCCGAACCCATTCTCTTTTTTTTACGGCCAGTTTATCAGATGTATAGAACGGCTATCAATTTTCTATTAGGAAGTCTCGATTCACTACGAGTTATCGGACCTAATTTCATATATAGTGAAAATTATTACTCAAAAAGAAAAAAGGATCCTTGGAGAACGGACGCAGAGAATATTTCGAGAGCAATCAGACAATATTTTGCCCCCGACTGCGTGATTGATTTTGGGTGTGCAATCGGCGCGCATCTTGAACTATTCTATGAGAACGGAATTAACATAAAAGGGATCGAGGGTAATTCAGACGCATTCGATCATGCAGTAGTTCCGGAAGAATACCTAGAACAGCATGACTTACGTGATCGATATGATACGGAAAAAGAATATGATTTAGTTCTTTGTTTTGAGTTAGCTGAGCACCTTCCGGAGCGGTATGCGGACACTCTTGTTGACACTCTTGCTGATGCTGGCAAGACTATTGTTATGACTGCTGCTACACCGGGGCAAGGGGGTACTCATCACGTGAATGAGCAGCCCCGTGAATACTGGTACAAAAAATTCGAATCAAGAGGTTTTGAATATGATCCGGATGCTGTAGAGAACCTGCGAGATATGATCGAAGTTGACCGATCCACCTGGGTGTATGAAAACCTGATGGTATTCGTTGATGCAGGATCTGATCCATCGTGA
- a CDS encoding IS6 family transposase, with protein sequence MLSSDRLSGDSDRFELEFLEREATPEPVMKLGIRLHLAGLSLSDTVSVLDILGVDRHRSTVHRWVQKADLQLTDGADPNHLAVDETVIQLNDERYWLYAAIDPDTNRLLHIRLYPTRTTAITLMFLSELREKHQVDDAVFLVDGAPWLQAACHRHGLRFQHITHGNRNAVEDIFREVKQRTNQFSYMFSHVEPSTAENRLQAFAFAWNQLI encoded by the coding sequence ATGCTCTCGTCCGACCGCCTCAGCGGCGATAGCGACCGCTTCGAGTTAGAATTTCTGGAGCGAGAGGCGACACCCGAGCCGGTGATGAAGCTCGGTATTCGACTCCATTTGGCTGGACTATCACTTTCGGATACCGTCTCAGTTCTTGATATATTGGGTGTCGATCGTCATCGAAGCACCGTGCATCGGTGGGTACAGAAGGCCGATTTACAGCTGACAGACGGTGCTGACCCGAATCACCTTGCGGTTGACGAAACCGTGATTCAACTGAATGATGAGCGATACTGGCTGTACGCTGCTATCGATCCCGATACCAACCGCCTGCTTCATATTCGGCTCTATCCGACGAGAACCACCGCGATCACCTTGATGTTTCTCTCAGAATTACGCGAGAAACATCAGGTCGACGACGCAGTCTTTCTCGTCGACGGTGCACCGTGGTTGCAGGCAGCCTGCCACCGACACGGGCTACGATTCCAGCATATTACACATGGGAATCGGAATGCCGTTGAAGATATATTTCGTGAGGTAAAACAACGAACTAACCAGTTCTCGTATATGTTCAGTCACGTCGAACCGAGTACCGCTGAAAATCGGTTACAAGCGTTTGCTTTCGCATGGAACCAGCTTATCTAG
- a CDS encoding oligosaccharide flippase family protein — MRIGQTSLIVFGSKVAGSVAGFVATLYFARLLGAGVLGTYSLVLAVVAWVGIVGKVGITTAVQKRMSEGEDSDEFFTAGTLSLLITFVAMSALVYAFRGPLEAYIGRPVVGFVLLILFATLLNAMSGAALTGSHLVHVQGLLSPVRMILRSVTQIGLVVLGFELIGMLAGQALSYALIGVVGIWLAGPSISLPSRRHFVELFEYAKFAWLGSVERRAFGWVDVTVLGLFVSSDLIGVYSVAWTITTFLLTFDTAISNATFPEISSATADAENQAAAPILEDALRYAGLILVPGLVGAAILGPRILRIYGREFTVGGTVLTTLVVAALLRSYQKQLITTLGAIDRPDLTFNVNLVFIGSNATLNLALVYFYGWLGAAVATALSAGIGAVVAYRYTAKLVDFDLPYAMVGKQVLAAGVCGAVAYGGLRVEESYRLLGHNFALVLLLVGLGAGAYFTVLSGLSPTFRTTVRENLPVEYFG, encoded by the coding sequence ATGAGGATCGGTCAGACCTCGCTGATCGTCTTCGGGTCGAAGGTCGCCGGCTCCGTCGCCGGCTTTGTAGCGACCCTCTACTTCGCGCGACTCCTCGGGGCGGGCGTCCTCGGCACGTACTCGCTGGTACTCGCGGTTGTGGCGTGGGTCGGCATCGTGGGGAAGGTCGGCATCACCACCGCCGTGCAAAAGCGGATGAGCGAAGGCGAGGATTCGGACGAGTTCTTCACCGCCGGTACGCTGTCGCTGCTGATCACGTTCGTCGCCATGTCGGCGCTGGTGTACGCGTTTCGGGGACCGCTCGAGGCGTACATCGGTCGACCGGTGGTCGGCTTCGTCCTCCTCATCCTCTTTGCGACGCTGCTGAACGCCATGAGCGGGGCGGCGCTCACGGGCAGTCACCTCGTTCACGTCCAAGGACTGCTATCGCCGGTCCGGATGATCCTCCGGAGCGTCACCCAGATCGGCTTGGTCGTGCTGGGATTCGAACTGATCGGGATGCTCGCCGGCCAGGCGCTCAGCTACGCGCTCATCGGGGTGGTCGGTATCTGGCTCGCTGGGCCGTCGATCAGCCTCCCGTCCCGTCGTCACTTCGTCGAACTCTTCGAGTACGCCAAGTTCGCGTGGCTCGGCTCCGTCGAACGTCGGGCGTTCGGCTGGGTCGATGTCACCGTCCTCGGCCTGTTCGTCTCCTCGGATCTCATCGGCGTCTACTCCGTCGCTTGGACGATCACCACCTTCCTGCTGACGTTCGACACCGCGATCAGCAACGCGACCTTCCCCGAGATCAGCAGTGCCACCGCCGACGCCGAGAACCAGGCGGCCGCACCGATTCTAGAGGACGCACTTCGCTACGCCGGCCTGATACTCGTTCCCGGTCTCGTCGGCGCTGCCATCCTCGGCCCGCGCATCCTCCGCATCTACGGGCGGGAGTTCACTGTCGGTGGAACGGTGCTGACGACCCTCGTCGTCGCGGCGCTACTCCGATCCTACCAGAAGCAACTGATCACGACCCTCGGTGCCATCGATCGACCCGATCTGACGTTCAACGTCAATCTCGTCTTCATCGGCTCGAACGCGACGCTGAACCTGGCGCTAGTGTACTTCTACGGGTGGCTCGGCGCCGCCGTCGCCACCGCCCTCTCGGCCGGGATCGGTGCCGTGGTGGCGTACCGGTACACCGCCAAGTTGGTCGACTTCGACCTGCCCTACGCGATGGTGGGCAAGCAGGTCCTCGCCGCTGGCGTCTGTGGTGCCGTCGCCTACGGCGGTCTGCGGGTCGAAGAGAGCTACCGTCTTCTCGGACACAACTTCGCCCTAGTGCTCCTGCTTGTCGGTCTGGGTGCCGGGGCGTACTTCACGGTACTGTCCGGCCTCTCCCCGACGTTCCGGACGACCGTTCGGGAGAACCTGCCCGTCGAGTATTTCGGCTGA
- the aglG gene encoding glucosyl-dolichyl phosphate glucuronosyltransferase → MQVSVVVCTYAMERYDAFSEAVESVLAQTHEPLEVVLVVDGNEAVFDRVREDFCGIENVVCHCNDENRGISYSRTKGAELASGEVVAMIDDDAVAREDWVENLVAVYEDTDAVAVGGDVRPDWQTEKPDFFPAEFYWLVGCVEPGFAADGEEIRNGYGSNISFRRDVFLEAGGYDTHTGRRGDKHIQAHEAPVCIRIRELTGRGVIYTEDAVVDHKLFDYRGDFGWLVRRSFWQGYSKRVMDLLYPDEAGDETDYLRFLLLDRVPRRAKGVVTKPSVAAVLQILAIVVFTGAVGLGYLYALLTPGLLEKVETVEE, encoded by the coding sequence ATGCAGGTGTCGGTCGTCGTCTGTACGTACGCGATGGAGCGGTACGACGCGTTCAGCGAGGCCGTCGAGAGCGTCCTCGCTCAGACGCACGAGCCGCTCGAGGTCGTCCTCGTCGTCGACGGCAACGAGGCCGTCTTCGACCGCGTCCGCGAGGACTTCTGTGGGATCGAGAACGTCGTCTGTCACTGCAACGACGAGAACCGCGGCATCTCCTACTCCCGGACGAAAGGCGCGGAGCTCGCTTCGGGCGAGGTGGTGGCGATGATCGACGACGACGCCGTCGCCCGCGAGGACTGGGTCGAGAACCTCGTCGCCGTGTACGAGGACACCGACGCCGTCGCCGTCGGCGGCGACGTACGCCCCGACTGGCAGACCGAGAAACCCGACTTCTTCCCCGCCGAATTCTACTGGCTCGTCGGCTGCGTCGAACCCGGCTTCGCCGCGGACGGCGAGGAGATCCGCAACGGCTACGGCTCGAACATCTCCTTCCGCCGGGACGTCTTCCTGGAGGCCGGCGGCTACGACACCCACACCGGGCGCCGGGGCGACAAACACATCCAGGCCCACGAGGCGCCCGTCTGTATTCGGATCCGGGAGCTGACCGGACGGGGCGTGATCTACACCGAGGACGCCGTGGTGGATCACAAGCTGTTCGACTACCGCGGCGACTTCGGGTGGCTCGTCCGCCGGTCGTTCTGGCAGGGGTACTCGAAGCGCGTGATGGACCTGCTGTACCCCGACGAGGCCGGCGACGAGACCGACTACCTCCGCTTCCTGCTTCTGGATCGGGTGCCGCGGCGGGCGAAAGGCGTCGTGACGAAACCGTCGGTGGCAGCGGTGTTGCAGATCCTGGCGATCGTCGTGTTCACGGGCGCCGTGGGACTGGGCTACCTCTACGCGCTCCTGACGCCCGGGCTGTTGGAGAAAGTGGAGACGGTCGAGGAGTAG